In the Penaeus chinensis breed Huanghai No. 1 chromosome 31, ASM1920278v2, whole genome shotgun sequence genome, one interval contains:
- the LOC125041759 gene encoding lysophospholipid acyltransferase 7-like isoform X2 produces the protein MGRHHRGLGTYRDCLRNPYSPSSFPDWDKYPNSLLYQKKLVGICFEVHDTWKKRGQLKKSESEEDKKNLAIQLKHEEVDPSPMDVFHYAFNYIGVLTGPYYKYRVYSDMLKGTAIDGGVDCFKSMLQRIWVVPLYAVAFLLTSHYFPLSFAEGKEIFQDYSFMYRVWYMTPVFFSFRMRIYSGFVLSECVCIMAGLGAYPVASEPKPGRGPSKYESLESRDEKETGPKEYNFETIHNIDEFGADFTPTVRAGMRCWNMTVQYWLATNVYKRVTMARPIKEALTMFTSAYWHGVHSGYYLSMLTVPFILAVEDYFDKLVRRRLGETGQYMYDWFAWFVKMQNFAYMGMAFLLLRVDTTLHYWHSIGYIYHGLLVFMHGIAQYVNLIFSKAQHKLKKSAATAHIDDYTKVRFLKTKDEGKPSKETDNHKSVTASPKSNGDVVEDKKTQ, from the exons CTAGTTGGTATTTGCTTTGAGGTTCATGACACTTGGAAGAAACGTGGACAGTTGAAGAAATCTGAGagtgaagaagataaaaagaacctTGCAATCCAACTTAAACATGAAGAGGTTGACCCATCACCTATGGATGTCTTCCATTATGCATTTAACTATATTGGTGTTTTGACAG GTCCATACTACAAGTATCGGGTATATTCAGATATGCTGAAGGGAACAGCAATTGATGGTGGTGTTGACTGTTTTAAGTCCATGCTGCAGAGAATATGGGTCGTTCCGTTGTATGCTGTGGCTTTCCTTTTGACTTCTCACTATTTCCCCCTCTCG TTTGCTGAGGGGAAAGAGATCTTCCAGGACTACAGTTTTATGTACCGTGTGTGGTACATGACACCTGTCTTCTTCAGCTTCCGGATGCGCATCTATTCTGGCTTTGTACTCTCAGAGTGTGTTTGCATCATGGCAGGCCTCGGGGCATATCCTGTCGCCTCAGAACCAAAGCCAGGTCGAGGGCCCAGCAAGTATGAGTCTCTTGAATCCAG agatgagaaggagacagGTCCAAAGGAGTATAACTTTGAAACCATTCACAACATAGATGAGTTTGGAGCAGATTTCACCCCAACTGTAAGGGCAGGAATGCGTTGCTGGAACATGACTGTTCAGTACTGGCTGGCTACCAATGTTTACAAGCGAGTCACGATGGCACGACCGATCAA AGAGGCCTTGACCATGTTTACATCAGCATATTGGCATGGAGTCCACTCAGGCTACTATCTGTCTATGCTGACTGTGCCATTCATCCTAGCAGTGGAAGACTACTTTGATAAGCTTGTTAGAAGGAGACTTGGAGAAACG GGTCAGTATATGTATGACTGGTTTGCTTGGTTTGTGAAGATGCAGAACTTTGCCTACATGGGCATGGCATTCCTCCTCCTGCGTGTGGACACCACCCTCCACTACTGGCACTCCATTGGCTATATATATCACGGTCTCTTGGTTTTCATGCACGGGATTGCACAGTACGTCAACCTCATTTTTAGCAAG GCTCAGCACAAACTCAAGAAAAGTGCAGCAACTGCCCATATTGATGATTACACCAAAGTTCGCTTTCTGAAGACCAAAGATGAAGGGAAACCAAGCAAAGAAACTGACAATCACAAATCTGTTACAGCTTCACCGAAGTCAAATGGAGATGTTGTAGAGGATAAGAAGACCCAGTAG
- the LOC125041776 gene encoding LOW QUALITY PROTEIN: 60S ribosomal protein L22-like (The sequence of the model RefSeq protein was modified relative to this genomic sequence to represent the inferred CDS: deleted 1 base in 1 codon; added 148 bases not found in genome assembly), which produces MPEDKPPQKKAKGAKSAEAKAAKPAAAAAPKPKADAAPKADKPKPAKAEGKDAKPKPVKTEGAAKPKPAKAEGKDAPKAAKPKPAKAEGGAAAKPKPAKAEGKENAAPKAAKAKPAKAEGKDAAKAKPAKDAAPKAKADGKAKPKEAKATKTEAKPKAAAKGDAKPKAASAKGDAKPKAASAKGDAKPKAASAKGDAKPKAASAKGDAKPKAASAKGDAKPKAAAAKGDAKPKPKADAKPKAAKGDAKPKAAKGDAKPKADAKPKADAKPKTKAVKRPADDKGGKAEPAAKAAKAAKTEAKPASAKGKSKDAKPAAAGKPKTEAKAKDAKAAATKPKPKPKTEAKPSTAAKKEAAKDKAKTTKRVAKPKVGGKKTLTLTGKKPRPKVLSKLAKGKNIVLGKKNKMKICVDCKQPVEDGIMNIADFETFLQNKIKVAGKRNNFCNQISLERSKHKITLHSEILFAKKYLKFLTKKYLQKNSLRDWLRVVTPPLAKDTYELRYFQINNDDDEDADD; this is translated from the exons ATGCCTGAG GATAAGCCTCCCCAGAAGAAGGCCAAAGGTGCCAAGTCTGCCGAGGCAAAGGCTGCCAAGCCTGCAGCAGCTGCTGCGCCAAAGCCTAAAGCAGATGCAGCACCGAAGGCTGATAAGCCCAAGCCAGCAAAGGCAGAGGGTAAGGATGCCAAGCCCAAACCTGTGAAGACTGAAGGTGCTGCCAAGCCCAAGCCAGCAAAGGCAGAAGGCAAGGATGCGCCCAAGGCCGCCAAGCCCAAGCCAGCAAAGGCTGAGGGTGGTGCTGCTGCAAAGCCCAAGCCAGCAAAGGCTGAGGGAAAGGAGAATGCAGCACCCAAGGCTGCCAAGGCTAAGCCAGCAAAGGCAGAAGGTAAGGATGCTGCTAAGGCCAAGCCAGCAAAGGATGCTGCACCCAAGGCTAAGGCTGATGGCAAGGCCAAGCCAAAGGAAGCAAAGGCTACCAAGACCGAGGCCAAGCCCAAAGCTGCCGCCAAGGGTGATGCTAAGCCAAAGGCTGCCTCCGCCAAGGGTGATGCTAAGCCAAAGGCTGCCTCCGCCAAGGGTGATGCTAAGCCAAAGGCTGCCTCCGCCAAGGGTGATGCTAAGCCAAAGGCTGCCTCCGCCAAGGGTGATGCTAAG CCAAAGGCTGCCTCCGCCAAGGGTGATGCTAAGCCAAAGGCTGCTGCCGCCAAGGGTGATGCTAAGCCCAAGCCCAAGGCTGATGCCAAGCCCAAGGCTGCAAAGGGTGATGCCAAGCCCAAGGCTGCAAAGGGTGATGCCAAGCCTAAAGCTGATGCCAAGCCCAAGGCTGATGCCAAGCCTAAGACAAAGGCTGTCAAGCGCCCAGCAGATGACAAAGGAGGCAAGGCTGAACCTGCAGCCAAGGCTGCCAAGGCTGCCAAGACAGAAGCAAAGCCAGCATCTGCAAAGGGCAAGTCAAAGGATGCCAAGCCAGCAGCTGCTGGAAAGCCCAAGACAGAGGCCAAGGCTAAGGATGCAAAGGCTGCGGCCACCAAGCCCAAGCCTAAGCCCAAGACTGAAGCCAAGCCATCCACTGCAGCCAAGAAGGAGGCAGCAAAGGATAAGGCCAAGACCACCAAGCGCGTAGCCAAGCCTAAGGTTGGCGGAAAGAAGACCCTAACACTGACAGGCAAAAAGCCTAGGCCGAAAGTGCTGAGCAAGTTGGCGAAGGGCAAGAACATTGTACTTGgcaagaagaataagatgaaaatcTGCGTGGACTGCAAGCAGCCCGTGGAGGATGGTATTATGAATATTGCCGATTTT GAAACGTTCCTGCAAAATAAAATTAAGGTGGCCGGCAAGAGAAACAACTTCTGCAACCAGATTTCACTGGAACGCAGCAAACACAAGATCACACTACATTCAGAAATCTTGTTTGCAAAGAA